A genomic window from Silene latifolia isolate original U9 population chromosome Y, ASM4854445v1, whole genome shotgun sequence includes:
- the LOC141629675 gene encoding uncharacterized protein LOC141629675: protein MDLCYHIHCLLHTIIEADSSAEQAWTRLKELFNDNQNARVVMLEQQFTNIRMDQYPNVSSYCQALKMIADQLANVGAPVSDTRLVLQLVTHVFDGYRGVATFIQQSDPLPSFHKARSMLTLEESTRSAQSTAGPDSALAVSHSDTTAEPKSPSFHGNNNQHSNNSQNSNNYRGKGGRNNNRYNNYKGKNNGAGHSHYNNNNNGRYNGNGNGRNNQQSSVPVPSGWTWVPISPWQAQQGWATPPCPYPTTSWTQPNSRGVLGPRPQQALLTQSPTAGMPQGALVPTDLAAVMQSLNLQQPDDTYYMDTGATSHMTGTTGNLASYSFLSSPRHVIVGNGNTIPVIGHGSTSFPSLYKPFTLKIFYMCLISLKIWSQYENLLPTIKFLLSLAHSVLL from the coding sequence ATGGATTTATGCTACCATATCCATTGCCTTCTTCATACTATTATCGAAGCCGACTCCTCTGCTGAACAAGCATGGactcgtctcaaagaactcttCAATGATAATCAAAATGCTCGCGTCGTGATGCTGGAACAGCAATTTACTAATATTCGAATGGATCAATACCCGAATGTCTCCTCTTACTGTCAAGCCCTCAAGATGATCGCTGATCAATTGGCTAATGTTGGCGCCCCGGTCTCTGACACTCGTCTCGTCCTCCAACTTGTCACTCACGTGTTTGACGGATACCGGGGTGTTGCCACTTTCATTCAACAGAGTGATCCGCTCCCCTCTTTTCACAAAGCCAGGAGCATGCTCACACTCGAAGAAAGTACCCGCTCTGCTCAGTCCACTGCCGGACCTGATTCTGCCCTTGCTGTGTCTCACTCGGACACCACTGCTGAACCCAAGTCGCCCTCCTTCCATGGCAATAACAATCAGCATTCCAATAACAGTCAGAATTCCAACAATTACAGAGGGAAAGGCGGCCGTAACAACAATCgctacaataattacaaaggtaAGAACAATGGTGCTGGCCATTCTcattacaataacaataacaatggcAGGTATAATGGTAATGGTAATGGCCGCAATAACCAGCAGAGCTCCGTTCCGGTCCCCTCCGGCTGGACATGGGTCCCCATATCCCCGTGGCAAGCACAACAAGGGTGGGCTACACCACCTTGTCCCTACCCTACAACCAGTTGGACTCAACCCAATTCTCGTGGTGTCCTTGGGCCTCGTCCGCAACAGGCTCTTCTTACTCAATCTCCTACTGCCGGGATGCCCCAGGGAGCCCTTGTTCCCACTGATCTAGCTGCGGTGATGCAAAGTCTCAATCTTCAACAGCCGGATGACACGTATTATATGGACACGGGAGCAACTTCGCACATGACCGGTACCACTGGTAATCTTGCTTCTTATTCTTTTTTGAGTAGTCCTCGTCATGTTATTGTCGGAAATGGTAACACGATTCCTGTCATTGGTCATGGGTCAACCTCCTTCCCCTCCCTTTACAAACCCTTCACCTTAAAGATATTCTACATGTGCCTAATATCATTAAAAATTTGGTCTCAGTACGAAAATTTACTACCGACAATAAAGTTTCTGTTGAGTTTGGCCCATTCGGTTTTACTGTGA